The Bradyrhizobium oligotrophicum S58 genome contains the following window.
GGGACGGCGGCAAGCAGCGCATTCGCGACGTCCGGCGCCTCGATCGGCTTGTAGTTCGCCGGAATCAGGAAGCCGATGATCCCGTTCAGCGTGTTGCCCCATTCCTCGCCGGGCCGGCTCGGCTGCCCCAGCTCCGCCCGCGGACCGACCAGCAGCGAGGGCCGCGCGATGACGAGGCCCTCGAATGGGAGCGCGGTCAGATCGTCCTCGAGCTCGCCCTTCACCCGGCTGTAGAAGATGCGCGACTTGGCATCGGCACCCATGGCGCTGACCAGCCCGACGCGTTTGGTGCCACTTGCGAGCGCAGCCCTGGCGACGGCGAGATTGGCGTCGTGATCGACGGCGCGAAAGGCCGCCTGGCTGCCGGCCACCTTGATGGTGGTCCCGAGCGCGAGATACAGCTCGTCGGCCGGCGGCAGAGGCGGCAGCGCCGCGAAATCCACGACATGGGCTGTCAGTTTGGGCGACGCATCCGGCGGCGCCCGGCGGCCGACGACATGCACGTGATCCACGCTCGGATCGGCAAGCAGGCCGCGAAGCAGCTCCCGGCCGATGAGGCCGGTGGCCCCCGCGATGGTCACAATGCGGTTCGTCATGCCAGGTCCTCGCGCGCAGCGTGCCGATCAGGATACGCGTGATCGCGTCGATCCGGAAGACGGCAAGGGCACGACGCCGAATGGCATGACGCCGCACAGGGGACCTGTCCTGCGCGGCACCGGTACGTCATGCGCGCAACCTCAGACGCCCTTGCGCCGCTCCGCCGCCTTGGCCATGGCGGCAGCAAACGCACCGCCGCCGGACGGCTTCTCCTCGCGCGTGGTCATGCGCGCCGCCGCAGGCGGACGCGCGCTGGTCCGCTTCTCGCCCTTCGCCGGCAGCGGATCGGACAGCCGAAGCGTCAGCGAGATGCGTTTGCGCGGCACGTCGACCTCGAGCACCTTGACCTTCACGACCTGCCCCGGCTTCACCACCTCGCGCGGGTCGTTGATGCGCTTCTCCGACATCGCCGAGATATGGATCAGGCCGTCCTGGTGCACGCCGATATCGGCGAAGGCGCCGAAGGCGGCGACGTTGGTGACCGTCGCCTCCAGGATCATGCCCGGCTTGAGATCGGTGATCTTCTCGACGCCTTCCTGGAAGGTCGCGGTCTTGAACTCGGGACGTGGGTCGCGTCCCGGCTTCTCCAGCTCCTTGATGATGTCGGTGACGGTCGGGACGCCGAAACGCTCGTCGGCGAACTTCGCCGGGCTCAGCGCCTTCAAGGTCTTGGTCTCGCCGATCAGCGCCTTGATGTCGCTCTTGGTCGCCTCGAGGATCTTCTTCACGATCGGATAGGATTCCGGGTGCACGCCCGACGCATCGAGCGGGTTGTCGCCGTCGCGGATGCGCAGGAAGCCGGCGCACTGCTCGAACGCCTTCGGCCCGAGCCGCGGCACTTCCTTCAGCTTGTCACGCGTCGGGAACGGGCCGTTGGAATCGCGATGCGCGACGATGTTCTGCGCCAAGCTCTCGCCGATGCCGGAGACGCGCGCCAGCAGCGGCGCCGAGGCGGTGTTGAGATCGACGCCGACCGCGTTCACGCAGTCCTCGACGGTGGCATCGAGCGCGCGCGCGAGCTCATACTGATTGAGGTCGTGCTGATACTGGCCGACACCGATCGAGGCCGGCGGCACCTTGACGAGCTCGCCGAGGGGATCCTGCAGGCGGCGCGCGATCGACACCGCGCCGCGGATCGAGACGTCGAGATTGGGGAATTCCTTGGCGGCGAATTCCGAGGCCGAATAGACCGACGCGCCGGCTTCCGACACGATCGCCTTGGTCAGCTTGAGATCCGGCTTCAGCTTCATCAGATCGTTGACCAGCTTTTCGGTCTCGCGCGAGGCGGTGCCGTTGCCGATGGCGACCAGATCGATGCGATGCTTGATGCAGAGCTGCGCCAGGGTCAGCATGCTCTCGTTCCACTGCCGCTGCGGCTCGTGCGGATAGATCGTGGCATGATCGACGAACTTGCCGGTGCGGTCGATGACCGCGACCTTGACGCCGGTGCGGAAGCCCGGATCGAGCCCGAGCGTGGCGCGGCCGCCGGCGGGGGCTGCGAGCAGGAGATCGCGCAGGTTCGCGGCGAACACGCGCACCGCTTCCTTCTCGGCCTCCTGCCACAGCCGCATGCGGATATCGAGCGCGAGCGAGGTCTTGATGCGGGTGCGCCAGGCCCAGCGCACGGAGTCGGACAGGAACTGATCGGCGGGGCGGCCCTGGCGCGAGATGCCGAACGTCACCGCGATGCGGTTCTCATACAGCGTCGGGTCCTTGGAATCCTCCGGCTCGCCATCGCCGAAATCGAGCTGCAGCACCTCTTCCTTCTCGCCGCGCAGCATCGCCAGGATGCGGTGCGAGGGCAGCTTGGTGAACGGCTCGGAAAAATCGAAATAGTCGGCGAACTTGGCGCCCTCAGTCTTCTTGCCGTGCCGCACCGACGATTTGACACCGCCGCGGCCCCACATCTCCTCACGCAGCGAACCGACGAGGTCGGCATGCTCGGCGAAGCGCTCGACCAGGATCGCACGGGCGCCTTCCAGCGCCGCCTTGACGTCCTTGACCGGATTGTCGCCGTCCTTCTTGATGAACGCCTTCGCTTCGACTTCCGGAGCCTTCATCGGATCGCCGATGAGCATGTCGGCGAGCGGCTCGAGCCCGGCCTCCTTGGCGATCTGCGCCTTGGTGCGACGCTTCTCCTTGAACGGCAGATAGATATCCTCGAGACGCGCCTTGGTGTCGGCGGTCGCGAGCGCCAGCTCGATCTCCGGCGTCATCTTGCCCTGCGACTTGATGCTCTCGATGATCGCGGTACGCCGCACGTCCATCTCGCGCAGATAGCGCAGCCGCTCTTCCAGATTGCGCAGCTGCGTGTCGTCCAGCATCCCCGTCGCTTCCTTGCGGTAGCGCGCGATGAACGGAACGGTCGCGCCGCCGTCGAGCAGGTCGATCGCGGCCTGGACCTGGGCATCCCTGACGGAGAGTTCAGCGGCGATGATGGCGGCAAAATTCGGCACGGTGTTCTTCCGAGATTCGTGACGGGGCTGATTGGATAGGAGTGCACGCGCGCCAGCGCAAGCGGCAGTCCGACGCTCTGTGGGCAACCGTGACAAAAAAGACTGGTTGCGAATCATGTAAAACGCTGTCGCGACCGTGGCATCTCGTTGCACATGCGGAGCAAATCGCAGATTCTTAACGGCTGAGGACGATTCGTGCAGGCCACCGCTGCGACATATCTCGACGATCTGAATCCGGAGCAACGCCGCGCGGTCGAGCATGGCGGCGCCTTTGCTGCGCCGGGCCGGCCGCTGCTGATCATCGCCGGCGCGGGTTCGGGAAAGACCAACACGCTGGCGCATCGCGTCGCGCATCTCCTCGTCAACGGCGCCGACCCGCGTCGAATCCTGTTGATGACGTTCTCGCGCCGCGCCGCCAGCGAAATGAGCCGGCGGGTCGAGCGCATCGCCCGCAAGGTGCTGGCCGGCAAGGCCGAAGCAATCACGGCCGCGCTCACCTGGGCCGGCACGTTTCACGGCCTGGGCGCGCGGATGCTGCGCGAGCATGCCGAGCGCGTCGGCCTCGATCCAGTGTTCACGATCCATGATCGCGAGGATTCCGCCGACCTGATGAATTTGGTGCGGCATGAGCGCGGCCTCTCCAACACGCAGCGGCGGTTCCCGACGAAAGGCACCTGCCTTGCGATCTACTCGCGCTGCATCAATGCCGACATGCCGCTCGACGAGGCGCTGGTACGGCACTTTCCCTGGTGCGCGGAATGGGCGGCCGAGCTGAAGGGGTTGTTCGCGGCTTACGTCGAGGCCAAGCAGGCCAATGCCGTGCTCGACTACGACGATCTGCTGCTCTACTGGGCGCAGATGATGGCGGACGAGACCATCGCCCGGGAGATCGGCGACCGCTTCGACCACGTGCTGGTCGACGAATATCAGGATACGAACCGGCTGCAGTCGCAGATCCTGTTGGGGTTGAAGCCTGATGGCGCGGGGCTGACCGTGGTCGGCGACGACGCGCAGTCGATCTACGCGTTCCGCGCCGCTACCGTGCGCAACATCCTCGAATTTCCCGATCAGTTCAGCCCGCGCGCCGACATCATCACGCTCGACCGCAACTACCGTTCGACGCAGCCGATCCTCTCGGCGGCGAATGGCGTGATCGGGCTGGCGCGGGAGCGCTTCACCAAGAATCTGTGGACGGATCGCGTTGCGTCCCGCAAGCCGCAACTGGTCACGGTGCGCGACGAGACCGACCAGGCGCGCTACATCGTCGAGCAGGTGCTGGCGAAACGCGAGGAAGGCATCGTGCTGAAGCAGCAGGCCGTGCTGTTCCGGACGTCCTCGCACAGCGGTCCCCTCGAATTCGAGCTCACGCGCCGCAACATTCCGTTCGTGAAGTTCGGCGGCTTGAAGTTCCTCGATGCCGCCCATGTCAAGGACGTGCTGGCGCTGCTGCGCTTCGTCGAGAACCCGCGCGACCGCATCGCCGGCTTCCGCGTGCTGCATCTCATTCCCGGCATCGGCCCGGCCTCCGCGCAGCGCCTGCTCGATGCCGTCAGCGACGGCGCCGATCCGATCGCGCGTCTGTCCGCGCAGCCGGCGCCCGCCCGCGCCGGCGACGACTGGACGGCGTTCGTGCGCACGCTGGAGCAGTTGCGGCTTTCGGAATGGCCCGCAGATCTCGAGCGTATCAGGCTCTGGTATCAGCCGCATCTCGAACGCGTTCATGAGGACGCGGAGGTCCGCACCGCCGATCTGCTGCAGCTCGAGCAGATCGCGAGCGGCTATCCGTCGCGCGAGCGTTTCCTCACCGAACTGACGCTCGACCCGCCCGACGCGACCTCCGACCAGGCCGGAGTGCCGCTGCTCGACGAGGACTATCTGATCCTCTCCACCATCCATTCCGCCAAGGGCATGGAGTGGAATTCGGTGCACGTGCTCAACGTCGTCGACGGCTGCATGCCGTCCGATCTCGGCGCCGGGACGAGCGCCGAGTTGGAGGAAGAGCGCCGGCTGCTCTATGTCGCGATGACCCGCGCCAAGGACGATCTGCATCTGCTGGTGCCGCAGCGCTTCTTCGTCCATGGCCAGCCGGTGCGCGGCGATCGTCATGTCTATGCCTCGCGCACGCGGTTCATTCCCGAGGCACTGGTGCCGCTGTTCGAGCGGACCAATTGGCCGAAAGTGCAGCCCGGCACGGCGTATGCCAGCCAGGGGCCGCGGATCGATCTCGGAGCGCGCATGCGCGAGCGCTGGCGATGAACTAAGCGCCGCCGCCACAGCACCTGTACGGTGCCAATGACTGCACCCTCTCCCCTTGCGGGAGAGGGTGCACCGTCCGCTTGGCGATGGCTCGAATACAAACTCATCCTGCTTCAGGCTCTCGCATCCACTGCGCGCGAAACCACGCGCGTGTCTGCCGCGTCACGTCGATGTAGCCGGCCCCGCGATGCGTGATCTCGCCATCGACGATCTCGTGCAGCTTCGGCAGCGCGTGGAACGGCACTGACGGATAGGCGTGGTGCTCGACGTGATAGGGCATGTTCCAGGCGAGCCAGTGCACGGCGCGTGTGGTGAAGGTGGTGCGGGTGTTCTGGAAGGCGCTGCGGGCGTGGTCGCAGCCGGTGTGCTCGGCATAGAGATAGGGCCGCAGCACCAACTGGCCGAGCAGCAGCGGCAGCACCCAGACCCACAGCAACAGCGCACTGTGCAGCGCGAGCGAGCCGAGCAGCAACAGCGCGTAGCCAGTAACATAGACACGCGCCTCGCGCACGATGGCGGCACGGCGACCGGCCGGCACCCACGGCACCGTCACGTTGCCGGTGACGGCATGCCTCACCAGCAGCCGCAGCCGGCCGGCGACCTGGACGAGGCCGGAATAGGCGATCGCGAGCTGCGTCTCCGAGCGCGGCTTGGGGCCGACGATCAGCTCCGGGTCCCGATCCGGGTCCTGGGTGTGGCGATGATGCTCCCAATGGAACAGGCAGTAATATTCGTAGGGAAGCCCGATCAGGAAGCCTGAGACGTTGCCGACCGCAACGTTGAGCGCACGGCTGTCGAACGCGGTCTTGTGCGCGGTCTCATGCACCACCATGAACAGGAACGCGACGAGCACGCCCTGCAGCAGCATCAATGGCAGCGCCAACAGGACGCCGTAGGCAGAGGAAATCAGCCCGATCAGGGTGCCAACGATGACGACCGCGCCGTAGTGACTAAGCGAGCGCAATGCGCCTCGGACGTTGGAGCGCCGGGCCAGCTCCTGCAACATCGCCGGCGTCAGCAGTTTCGGGCGTGGCGCGAACTCGTCAGTGGGCACATCGGTCATGTCGGACTCTGGTGTCAGCTCTGAAGCAGGGTTGAGACGTTGGCGTTGATGAAATCGCGATCGGCCGGGATTCGGATCGGATTGCCGGCACGATGGCCATGAATCGACGGGATCGGCCGCAGCTCCGCCGAGCGGGCGTTGGTCAGCTTGGGCAGCTCGCGCTCATTGTCGCGCCAGTCGAAATAGCGGTCGGTCCGGCTGGGCATCAGCAGCATGCGCGCGGTGACGGCGCCGAGCGCACGATCGAGATCGCCGCCGAAGGTGGCGCATCTGCTGATGTCGCCGCCCTGCCAGATCGCGATCTGCGCCAGCAGATTATTGGCGTCGCGATGCGCGAAGGCGGTGTCCCAGGTGGCGGCGAGATAGTCCTCCTGCGACGCAAAACCCTGCTCGCGCCAGACCTCGTCGCGATAGAACTCGTAGGACATCGCCCAGCCCGCGTAGATGCGCCCCATCGCGCACAGGCCCGCCACCGGCTTCTCGACGAAGCGGCCGCTGCGAAACGCGGGATCGGCCGTCAACGCCGCCTTCACGGCGTCGAGGAACAAATGGTTGTAGGGAGAACAGCGCGCGCTGCCGCAGACGACCGCGGCGCGCTCGACCATTTCGGGATGACAAGCGGCCCAGTGATAGGCCTGCATGCCGCCCATCGACCAGCCATAGACCAGCGCGATCCGGCTGATGCCGAACTGCTCCTCTACGAGCCGCCGCTGCACCGCGACCGCGTCGTGATAGCTGATGGGCGGGAACGGCGCGTCGCCTAACAGCTCGCGTGTATTTGAGGGCGACGACGACAGGCCGTTGCCGAACAGGTTCGGAATGATGATGAAGTAGCTGTCGGGATCAAGCGCGCCGCCGGGCGCGATCAGCCATTCGGTGTCGAAATGCTGCGCACCGAACGAGGTCGGATAGAGAATGACATTGTCCTTGGCGGCATTCAGCGTGCCGTAGGTCTTGTAAGCCAACCGCAGCGACGGGAACACCACGCCCGATTGCAGCACCACGTCGCCCGCCTCGAAGATCTGATAGTCGACGCCTGAAGCCATGCACGTGATCCCGCGTATGTGTAAGAGAGCGGACTGAGCCTACGTGACGCGCGGCCCGCTCACACGCCCATTTTTTGGCATGGCATGATCGCTTTAAAGGCGCGGCAAGCCGTTGCGTCGCATCGGCCATGCGCCCACGCTCTCGCGGCCGGTTGCGCCCGAGCTTTGTCCGGATCGAACACCCTCGAAAACGTGAGGGCGCAGGGAATGCCGGGTGAAGGCCTCACCCATGGCCCGCCTGCAGAAGAAATGCAGGCGGCAGGAACCACAGGTGCAGCCGATCACCGGCATTCCCTGCGCGATGGGCTTACAGCTGCTTCGCGATCTCCCTGGGGACCGGCTGTCTTGCCCCCATCGTCGGCGCGGTGCGCTTCCGCACCAGCTCCGGCTTGACCTCAGCATCGGGAGGCCAGGACCACGCGACTTGACTGTCCGCATCAAATCGTTCGTCGGCGCGACAAAGCCACGCTGCGATCCGACACGGCCACCGCATCCCCGCCTCGCGTCTCGTGACGACCGCGCGTACGCCCCTCATCGATGAGGCAGGATGGACGCAATAGAGCACACCTTCTGGAAAAACGAAAGAGAAATTTTTGATCCTGGCCCGGGTCTCGCCATCCTCGCCACAACCGCCGTCATTCCGGGCCAAGGCCGAAGGCCTTGAACCCGGTATGACGGGGGAGGCTGCGACCAGGCGTTCGAGGACGGAGCCTTGTCGCAGCCGAAACCCTGTGTTTCGCCACGGCCCGCTTGCAATCCGGCTCCGGCCTTCCAGTTCAGAGCCGGAGGCCCTATGACGGCCCGACGCAACGGAATGAGACATGACCACAGCAATCGAATTCGGCCTGGACACGTTCGGCGACGTCACGCGCGGCACCGACGGCGCCATGGCCGCGCATGCCCAGGTGATCCGCGACGTGGTCGAGGAGGCCGTGCTGGCCGACCAGCTCGGGCTCGACTTCATCGGGCTCGGCGAGCACCATCGCGGCGACTTCGCGATCTCGGCGCCGGAGGTGGCGCTGGCGGCGATCGCGGCGCGCACCACGAAAATCAGGCTTGGCTCGGCGGTGACGGTGCTGAGCTCCGACGATCCGATCCGCGTGTTCCAGCGGTTCTCGACGCTCGATGCGGTCTCGAACGGTCGCGCCGAGGTGATCCTCGGCCGCGGCTCGTTCACGGAATCCTTCCCGCTGTTCGGCTTCGACCTCAAGGATTATGAGGCGCTGTTCGAGGAGAAACTCGATCTGTTCGTCAGCTTGCTGCCGCAGCAGCCGCTGACATGGCAGGGCAATCTGCGCCCGCCGCTCAGGGATCAGCTGGTCTATCCGCCAGTGGAGCACGGACGGCTGAAGGCCTGGATCGGCGTCGGCGGCAGTCCCGAATCGGTGGTGCGCGCGGCGCATTACGAGCTGCCGCTGATGCTCGCGATCATCGGCGGCGACCCGAAGCGGTTCACGCCCTATGTCGAGCTGTATCATCGTGCGATCAAGCAGTTCGGCCGCGAGACCAAGCCGATCGGCGTGCACTCGCCGGGCTATGTCGCCGACACTGACGAACAGGCACGCGAGGAGCTGTGGCCGGACTACAAGACCATGCGCGACCGCATCGGCCGCGAGCGCGGCTGGCCGCCGATGGGCCGCGACGAGTTCGTCCAGGAGGCCGACCACGGCTCGCTCTATGTCGGCTCGCCCGAGACGGTGGCGCAGAAGATCGCCGCGACCATCAAGGCCCTCGGCCTGTCGCGCTTCCAGCTGAAATATTCGGCGGGGCCGCTGCCACATGCGAAGCTGATGCGCAGCATCGAGCTGTATGGCAGGGTGGTGGTGCCGCGGGTGAGGGAGCTGTTGGCGGCTACGGCCTGATGATCATGGCTTTGGTCGCGCTTGAGGAGCGTCAGTCGCGCAACAAACACCGCTGTCGTCCCGGCCTCCGCGCCGGGACCCATACCGCGTGATCTGTCTGTGGCGCACGCTGGGCGTCGTTCTTCGCCAAACAGCGGCCGGGGTGATGGGTCCCGGGTCTACGCCCGGGACGACAGCGGAGAGTTGGACAGAGCGCCCCTCACCACGCAGTCCCTTTCAGCATGCATCCATTGCGACGGGCAGCAGCAACTCACGCTCGCCCGCAACGACCCGCGCCAGATCCGCGGCCGTCCGCGCCAGGACACTGTCCCACGCCATCGGCCGCTCCTGACGAAACAGCCGCATGGTCGGATACCACGGGGTGTCGGCACGGTCGCGCAGCCAGCGCCAGTCGAGCGCATAGGGCAGGAGCACCCACACCGGCTTCGCAAGCGCGCCGGCGAGATGCGCCACCGAGGTATCGACGGAGATGACGAGGTCGAGCGCGGCCACGGCGGCTGCGGTCTCGGCGAAATCCCCGAGCAGCGGTGCGAGGTCGACGACGTCGCTGCCGAGATCGGCGAGCGCGGGTGCATCATCCGGCCGCGGCTCCTTCTGCAGGGAGTAGAGCTGCACGCCGGGCGTGACCAGCCGCGGCAGCACGTCCCTGGCCGCCAGCGAGCGCTGGCGGTCGCCCTTGTGCCTGGGATTGCCGGCCCAGACCATGCCGACCTTGAGCTGCGGCGCGTGTCCGAGCACGTTGCGCCAGGCCGCAACCTTGATGGGATCTGCGGCGAGATAGGGCACGTCCGCCGGGATGGTCTCCAATGTCGTGCCGAAGATGCGCGGCAGATCCATCAGCGGCAGCTGCAGGTCAAATGGCGGCAGCGGTTCGCCGCGCGCGACAACCCTGACGCCGGCGAGACTGCGCAGCAGCGGCGCGATCGCCGGCTGCACCTGCAGCACGATGTTGCCGCCCATCGTCTTGACGCGATCCACATAGCGCACGAATTGCAGCGCATCGCCGATGCCGTATTCAGCGAACAGCAGCAGCGTGCGCCCGCCGAGCGGCTCGCCCTGCCATTCCGGCATATCGAAGCGTGGCATGCCCGCGGAGAGATCAGGACAGTCGCGGCCCCAGCGATGCTCGGCAAAGCCGTTGACGAGGTCCCCGCACATCAACAGAAAATGCGAATGATTGTAGCGCGCCAGCGCATTGTCCGGCGCGAGCGCGACCGCTGTGTGCGAAGCCGCCAGCGCCGCGTCGATGTCGCCGGCATTGCGTAGCGCCACCGCGAGATTGGCGTGACCCTTGGCATAGACGGGATCGGCGGCGATCGCGCGGCGATGCGCCGCGACGGCCTCATCGATCTCGCCGCGCATCTCATGGATGATTCCGAGATTGGTATGCGCCGGGGCGTGATCGGGCTGCAAGGCCAGCGCGTGCTCGCAGGCCGCGATCGCGGCGTCGAGATGGCCCGTCCCGCACAGGCAGGCGGCGAGATTGCTGAGCACGACGACATCGGTGGGGGCGAGCATCGCGGCGCGGCGGTAGGCCTCGACGGCCTCGGCCGGGCGGCCGGCCTCGTGCAGCGCGTGGCCCAGCAGCCGCGCGGCATTGGCGTCGCCGGGCGTGAGCTCGCCGGCGCGGCGGTAGTGGATCGCCGCATCGGCGTAGGCGCGCTGCTTGTAGAGCACATCGCCGAGCGCGAGATGGAGGCCGGCATCGGCCGGCTGCGCGGCCAGCGCGTGCAGATAAGCCGGGACAGCCTCGTCGTATCTGGCCTGATCGGCGAGCACATGCGCCAGCGCCCGCCACGCACCGGCATAGGATGGATCGCGCGCGAGCAGCTCGCGATAGGCCGCTTCCGCCTCGGCAGGCCGACCCTGCCGGTTCAAGGCGAGCGCAAGATTCCAGCGCGTGCGCAACAAGGCCGGATCGAGCGCCAGCGCGTGGCGATAGGCGGCTTCAGCCTCGGTGAAGCGCGCAAGCTCCAGCAGCGCGCTGCCGAGCTTGCTGTGAACGGCGGCATCGTGCGGCCGCAACGCCGCGGCGCGCGCAAAGCCGTCGGCAGCGCCTTCGCGCTCACCCTTCACGGCGAGCGCGTCGCCGAGCGTCACATAGGCCGGCGCATGGTTGGGATCGCGTGCGAACACGCGTGCCAGCAGCTCGGCACCGTCGGCCATACGGCCGTCGGCAAAGGCAAGAATCGCGGAGAGATGCAGCGCCGGAAGATGAGCCGGTGCGGCGTCGAGAATATCGCCGCAGAGAACCCTGGCCGGACCGGCCCGCCCGGCATTGTAGTGATCAGCCGCCTCGATCAGCAGCCGCTCGACAGAAACAGCCCCCATGATGTCCCCACGTCTCGCACCCAGATGCCAAGTTGAACGTGTGGCGCGCGCATTTCAGGCGTGGGCACGATGCGC
Protein-coding sequences here:
- a CDS encoding Rossmann-fold NAD(P)-binding domain-containing protein, whose translation is MTNRIVTIAGATGLIGRELLRGLLADPSVDHVHVVGRRAPPDASPKLTAHVVDFAALPPLPPADELYLALGTTIKVAGSQAAFRAVDHDANLAVARAALASGTKRVGLVSAMGADAKSRIFYSRVKGELEDDLTALPFEGLVIARPSLLVGPRAELGQPSRPGEEWGNTLNGIIGFLIPANYKPIEAPDVANALLAAVPSVVGTKILMSGAMRR
- a CDS encoding Tex family protein, with the translated sequence MPNFAAIIAAELSVRDAQVQAAIDLLDGGATVPFIARYRKEATGMLDDTQLRNLEERLRYLREMDVRRTAIIESIKSQGKMTPEIELALATADTKARLEDIYLPFKEKRRTKAQIAKEAGLEPLADMLIGDPMKAPEVEAKAFIKKDGDNPVKDVKAALEGARAILVERFAEHADLVGSLREEMWGRGGVKSSVRHGKKTEGAKFADYFDFSEPFTKLPSHRILAMLRGEKEEVLQLDFGDGEPEDSKDPTLYENRIAVTFGISRQGRPADQFLSDSVRWAWRTRIKTSLALDIRMRLWQEAEKEAVRVFAANLRDLLLAAPAGGRATLGLDPGFRTGVKVAVIDRTGKFVDHATIYPHEPQRQWNESMLTLAQLCIKHRIDLVAIGNGTASRETEKLVNDLMKLKPDLKLTKAIVSEAGASVYSASEFAAKEFPNLDVSIRGAVSIARRLQDPLGELVKVPPASIGVGQYQHDLNQYELARALDATVEDCVNAVGVDLNTASAPLLARVSGIGESLAQNIVAHRDSNGPFPTRDKLKEVPRLGPKAFEQCAGFLRIRDGDNPLDASGVHPESYPIVKKILEATKSDIKALIGETKTLKALSPAKFADERFGVPTVTDIIKELEKPGRDPRPEFKTATFQEGVEKITDLKPGMILEATVTNVAAFGAFADIGVHQDGLIHISAMSEKRINDPREVVKPGQVVKVKVLEVDVPRKRISLTLRLSDPLPAKGEKRTSARPPAAARMTTREEKPSGGGAFAAAMAKAAERRKGV
- a CDS encoding ATP-dependent helicase, which codes for MQATAATYLDDLNPEQRRAVEHGGAFAAPGRPLLIIAGAGSGKTNTLAHRVAHLLVNGADPRRILLMTFSRRAASEMSRRVERIARKVLAGKAEAITAALTWAGTFHGLGARMLREHAERVGLDPVFTIHDREDSADLMNLVRHERGLSNTQRRFPTKGTCLAIYSRCINADMPLDEALVRHFPWCAEWAAELKGLFAAYVEAKQANAVLDYDDLLLYWAQMMADETIAREIGDRFDHVLVDEYQDTNRLQSQILLGLKPDGAGLTVVGDDAQSIYAFRAATVRNILEFPDQFSPRADIITLDRNYRSTQPILSAANGVIGLARERFTKNLWTDRVASRKPQLVTVRDETDQARYIVEQVLAKREEGIVLKQQAVLFRTSSHSGPLEFELTRRNIPFVKFGGLKFLDAAHVKDVLALLRFVENPRDRIAGFRVLHLIPGIGPASAQRLLDAVSDGADPIARLSAQPAPARAGDDWTAFVRTLEQLRLSEWPADLERIRLWYQPHLERVHEDAEVRTADLLQLEQIASGYPSRERFLTELTLDPPDATSDQAGVPLLDEDYLILSTIHSAKGMEWNSVHVLNVVDGCMPSDLGAGTSAELEEERRLLYVAMTRAKDDLHLLVPQRFFVHGQPVRGDRHVYASRTRFIPEALVPLFERTNWPKVQPGTAYASQGPRIDLGARMRERWR
- a CDS encoding fatty acid desaturase; this translates as MTDVPTDEFAPRPKLLTPAMLQELARRSNVRGALRSLSHYGAVVIVGTLIGLISSAYGVLLALPLMLLQGVLVAFLFMVVHETAHKTAFDSRALNVAVGNVSGFLIGLPYEYYCLFHWEHHRHTQDPDRDPELIVGPKPRSETQLAIAYSGLVQVAGRLRLLVRHAVTGNVTVPWVPAGRRAAIVREARVYVTGYALLLLGSLALHSALLLWVWVLPLLLGQLVLRPYLYAEHTGCDHARSAFQNTRTTFTTRAVHWLAWNMPYHVEHHAYPSVPFHALPKLHEIVDGEITHRGAGYIDVTRQTRAWFRAQWMREPEAG
- a CDS encoding alpha/beta fold hydrolase, which encodes MASGVDYQIFEAGDVVLQSGVVFPSLRLAYKTYGTLNAAKDNVILYPTSFGAQHFDTEWLIAPGGALDPDSYFIIIPNLFGNGLSSSPSNTRELLGDAPFPPISYHDAVAVQRRLVEEQFGISRIALVYGWSMGGMQAYHWAACHPEMVERAAVVCGSARCSPYNHLFLDAVKAALTADPAFRSGRFVEKPVAGLCAMGRIYAGWAMSYEFYRDEVWREQGFASQEDYLAATWDTAFAHRDANNLLAQIAIWQGGDISRCATFGGDLDRALGAVTARMLLMPSRTDRYFDWRDNERELPKLTNARSAELRPIPSIHGHRAGNPIRIPADRDFINANVSTLLQS
- a CDS encoding LLM class flavin-dependent oxidoreductase — its product is MTTAIEFGLDTFGDVTRGTDGAMAAHAQVIRDVVEEAVLADQLGLDFIGLGEHHRGDFAISAPEVALAAIAARTTKIRLGSAVTVLSSDDPIRVFQRFSTLDAVSNGRAEVILGRGSFTESFPLFGFDLKDYEALFEEKLDLFVSLLPQQPLTWQGNLRPPLRDQLVYPPVEHGRLKAWIGVGGSPESVVRAAHYELPLMLAIIGGDPKRFTPYVELYHRAIKQFGRETKPIGVHSPGYVADTDEQAREELWPDYKTMRDRIGRERGWPPMGRDEFVQEADHGSLYVGSPETVAQKIAATIKALGLSRFQLKYSAGPLPHAKLMRSIELYGRVVVPRVRELLAATA
- a CDS encoding tetratricopeptide repeat protein, which codes for MGAVSVERLLIEAADHYNAGRAGPARVLCGDILDAAPAHLPALHLSAILAFADGRMADGAELLARVFARDPNHAPAYVTLGDALAVKGEREGAADGFARAAALRPHDAAVHSKLGSALLELARFTEAEAAYRHALALDPALLRTRWNLALALNRQGRPAEAEAAYRELLARDPSYAGAWRALAHVLADQARYDEAVPAYLHALAAQPADAGLHLALGDVLYKQRAYADAAIHYRRAGELTPGDANAARLLGHALHEAGRPAEAVEAYRRAAMLAPTDVVVLSNLAACLCGTGHLDAAIAACEHALALQPDHAPAHTNLGIIHEMRGEIDEAVAAHRRAIAADPVYAKGHANLAVALRNAGDIDAALAASHTAVALAPDNALARYNHSHFLLMCGDLVNGFAEHRWGRDCPDLSAGMPRFDMPEWQGEPLGGRTLLLFAEYGIGDALQFVRYVDRVKTMGGNIVLQVQPAIAPLLRSLAGVRVVARGEPLPPFDLQLPLMDLPRIFGTTLETIPADVPYLAADPIKVAAWRNVLGHAPQLKVGMVWAGNPRHKGDRQRSLAARDVLPRLVTPGVQLYSLQKEPRPDDAPALADLGSDVVDLAPLLGDFAETAAAVAALDLVISVDTSVAHLAGALAKPVWVLLPYALDWRWLRDRADTPWYPTMRLFRQERPMAWDSVLARTAADLARVVAGERELLLPVAMDAC